In Nicotiana tabacum cultivar K326 chromosome 21, ASM71507v2, whole genome shotgun sequence, one DNA window encodes the following:
- the LOC107770459 gene encoding ABC transporter B family member 19-like, giving the protein MKTTKEEIKMAQVREAIDNQRKKGEEEDDTIKKARSETLPFHKLLSEADALDWTLMALGTLGSIVHGLAQPVGYFLLGKALDAFGNNIDDTAAMVRALKKVVPYVWYMAFATFPAGVLEIGCWMYASQRQVAGLRLKFLSAVLRQDIGAFDTDITSGKVLTGISNHMSLIQDTIGEKLGHFLSCIATFGSGVLIAFISCWEVSLLSLLVVPLIMLTGASYTKRMSLISNKKMTYLSEATSMVEQTISQIRTVFAFVGENLSIKSFSDCTERQMSISKKEAFIKGLGTGMFQTITFSSWALIVWVGAVVVAARRSSGGDVIAAVMSILFGAISLTYAAPDIQIFNQAKAAGREVFQMIDRKPTINADSGRMTFEVIDGNIKIQDVHFAYPSRQEKLVLQGFSLTIPAGKVAALVGSSGCGKSTIMSLLMRFYDPMRGDILLDNHNIKDLDLKFLRRHIGVVSQEPSLFAGSIKDNIKMGNIDADDQQIERAALLANAHAFISQLPDQYLTEVGQSGRQLSGGQKQRIAIARSILKNPPILLLDEATSALDTESEKQVQEALETAAQGRTVILIAHRMSTIVNADMIAIVENGKVVETGTHHNLLDTSTFYNSLFSMQHISEECQTRSEVTKKKTLPIKEDSSQDDEQHDEPRESKREVKELPEKEHIQKKETHIFFRIWFALTEKEIIKTTIGSLAAAFAGISKPFFGYFIITIGVAYYHPDSKEKVALYSAIFASIGVLSLFANTLQHYLFGIVGEKAMTNLRRALYTATLRNELAWFEKPENGIGSLTSRIVSDTFTVKIIISDRMSVIVQCISSIVIATTVSMIVNWRMSLVAWAVMPCHFIGGLIQAKSAKGFSDDGTLAHSELVALASESATNIKTVASFCHEEQILEKAKLSLKRPLRKGKTESIKFGIIQGTSLCLWNIAHAVALWYTTILVDRNQASFENGIRAYQIFSLTVPSITELWTLIPTVLSAIDVLKPVFQNLDRCTEIIPDAPDTSEHETIKGEIEFLNVLFCYPSRPKAIVLNNFSLQVEAGLKVALVGQSGAGKSSIVALLLRFYDINEGKVLIDGKNIRYYNLRKLRAQIGLVQQEPLLFSCSIRENICYGSERASEAEIVEVSRSANIHEFISNLPDGYDTLVGEKGSQLSGGQKQRIAIARALLKKPRIMLLDEATSALDTESERAVVSALGSMKLNSFGGTKVTQITVAHRLSTVINSDTIIVMDKGKIVEKGSHSNLMAETDGVYSRFVRLQSIWGGGGRELKHPDNCIK; this is encoded by the exons ATGAAAACAACAAAAGAGGAAATTAAGATGGCTCAAGTTAGAGAAGCCATTGATAATCAGAGAAAAAAAGGTGAGGAGGAAGACGACACGATTAAGAAGGCTAGATCTGAGACTTTGCCATTTCACAAACTGCTGAGTGAAGCAGATGCACTTGACTGGACGTTAATGGCTTTGGGAACACTGGGTTCCATTGTCCATGGACTTGCCCAGCCTGTTGGCTATTTTCTTCTTGGCAAAGCCCTTGATGCATTTGGAAATAATATTGATGATACTGCAGCTATGGTTAGAGCCCTCAAAAAG GTCGTTCCTTATGTATGGTATATGGCCTTTGCAACATTTCCTGCTGGAGTTCTGG AAATAGGATGCTGGATGTACGCTAGTCAAAGACAAGTAGCAGGCTTGAGACTAAAATTTCTAAGTGCAGTCTTAAGACAGGATATTGGGGCTTTTGATACAGATATAACTAGTGGCAAAGTACTTACTGGCATAAGCAACCACATGTCACTCATACAGGACACCATAGGAGAGAAG TTGGgacattttctatcatgcattgcAACTTTCGGTTCTGGAGTTTTGATTGCATTCATATCCTGCTGGGAAGTGTCACTCCTATCCTTACTAGTTGTCCCACTGATTATGTTAACTGGCGCCAGCTATACAAAGAGAATGAGTCTGATTTCGAATAAAAAAATGACATACCTGTCAGAGGCCACATCAATGGTAGAACAG ACGATCTCCCAGATAAGAACTGTATTTGCTTTTGTTGGAGAGAATTTATCAATCAAATCGTTCTCAGACTGCACAGAAAGACAAATGAGCATAAGCAAGAAAGAAGCATTTATAAAAGGTCTTGGGACAGGCATGTTCCAAACTATAACTTTCAGTTCGTGGGCTCTTATTGTGTGGGTGGGAGCTGTTGTAGTAGCAGCCAGGAGGTCCAGTGGAGGAGATGTCATAGCTGCAGTTATGAGCATCCTCTTTGGAGCAAT atcaCTTACGTATGCTGCACCAGATATACAAATCTTCAATCAAGCAAAAGCAGCCGGAAGAGAAGTTTTCCAGATGATCGACAGAAAACCCACAATAAATGCTGACTCCGGAAGGATGACAtttgaagtaatcgatggcaataTCAAGATACAGGATGTACACTTTGCTTACCCATCACGGCAGGAGAAGTTGGTTCTTCAAGGGTTTTCTTTGACAATTCCAGCGGGAAAAGTAGCGGCACTTGTTGGAAGTAGTGGGTGCGGTAAAAGCACCATCATGTCACTACTAATGAGATTTTACGATCCCATGAGAG GTGATATTCTCCTTGACAACCACAACATCAAGGATCTTGATTTAAAGTTTCTTAGAAGACACATAGGAGTAGTTTCCCAGGAGCCATCACTATTCGCTGGCAGCATCAAAGATAACATTAAGATGGGAAACATAGACGCAGATGATCAACAGATTGAGAGAGCTGCCCTCTTGGCAAATGCACATGCTTTCATATCCCAGTTACCGGATCAATATCTAACAGAG GTAGGGCAAAGTGGTCGGCAACTATCAGGTGGACAGAAACAAAGAATTGCAATAGCAAGATCAATCTTAAAGAATCCTCCAATTCTTTTGCTTGATGAGGCCACCAGTGCACTTGACACAGAGTCGGAGAAGCAAGTTCAAGAAGCACTTGAAACAGCAGCGCAAGGCAGAACAGTCATCTTAATTGCGCACAGAATGTCAACTATTGTTAATGCAGATATGATAGCTATTGTTGAGAACGGGAAAGTAGTGGAGACAGGAACACATCATAACCTATTAGATACGAGTACATTCTACAATAGCTTATTTAGCATGCAGCACATCAGTGAAGAATGTCAAACCAG GTCGGAAGTTACAAAAAAGAAAACTCTTCCCATAAAAGAGGATTCATCTCAGGACGATGAGCAACATGATGAGCCAAGGGAAAGCAAAAGAGAGGTTAAGGAACTTCCTGAGAAGGAGCACATCCAGAAAAAAGAAACACATATATTCTTCAGAATCTGGTTTGCCTTGACTGAGAAAGAGATCATAAAGACTACTATTGGCTCCTTAGCAGCAGCTTTTGCAGGCATCTCCAAACCTTTTTTTGGGTACTTCATCATTACGATAGGAGTGGCATATTACCATCCTGATTCAAAGGAGAAAGTAGCTCTGTATTCAGCAATATTTGCTTCAATTGGGGTGCTTTCTTTGTTTGCTAACACTTTGCAGCATTACTTATTTGGAATAGTTGGAGAAAAGGCCATGACAAATCTCAGGCGAGCTTTGTATACAG CCACACTACGAAATGAATTAGCTTGGTTTGAAAAGCCCGAAAACGGTATTGGATCACTTACATCAAGGATAGTCAGTGACACATTCACAGTCAAGATCATAATATCTGACCGCATGTCTGTCATTGTTCAGTGCATTTCATCCATAGTGATTGCAACAACTGTCAGCATGATAGTTAATTGGAGAATGAGTCTGGTAGCCTGGGCTGTGATGCCATGCCACTTCATAGGTGGCCTCATTCAAGCAAAGTCAGCTAAAGGATTTTCTGATGATGGTACTCTAGCACACTCAGAACTTGTTGCCCTAGCTTCTGAATCTGCAACTAATATAAAGACTGTTGCGTCTTTTTGCCACGAAGAGCAGATACTCGAGAAGGCCAAACTGTCTTTGAAGAGGCCACTTAGGAAAGGGAAGACAGAAAGCATCAAATTTGGAATTATCCAAGGCACCTCTCTCTGCTTATGGAACATAGCTCATGCAGTAGCCTTGTGGTACACAACAATTCTTGTCGACAGGAACCAAGCCAGCTTTGAGAATGGGATAAGGGCATACCAGATATTCTCCCTAACTGTACCCTCAATTACAGAACTATGGACACTGATACCCACAGTACTATCAGCCATAGATGTACTAAAACCTGTATTCCAAAACCTTGACCGGTGCACAGAAATTATACCAGACGCGCCAGATACTTCAGAACATGAAACTATTAAAGGAGAAATTGAATTCCTAAATGTCCTGTTTTGTTATCCATCGAGACCAAAAGCAATAGTTCTCAACAATTTCAGTCTACAAGTTGAAGCTGGATTAAAGGTGGCACTTGTTGGGCAAAGTGGAGCTGGAAAATCTTCAATTGTGGCGTTGTTACTGAGATTCTATGATATTAACGAGGGAAAAGTTCTGATTGATGGCAAGAATATAAGATATTACAATCTTAGAAAGTTAAGGGCACAGATTGGATTGGTACAACAGGAGCCACTCCTGTTTAGCTGCTCAATTAGAGAAAATATCTGCTATGGGAGTGAAAGAGCATCAGAAGCTGAAATAGTGGAAGTCTCAAGGTCAGCAAACATACATGAGTTTATAAGTAACTTGCCTGACGGATATGACACTCTTGTGGGGGAGAAGGGTTCCCAACTCTCTGGAGGGCAAAAACAGAGAATAGCAATAGCAAGGGCCTTGCTCAAAAAGCCAAGAATAATGCTGTTGGATGAAGCAACAAGTGCCTTAGATACCGAGTCAGAAAGGGCAGTGGTGAGTGCACTGGGATCAATGAAACTAAACAGTTTTGGGGGCACGAAAGTGACACAAATCACAGTGGCACACAGGCTTTCCACAGTAATAAATTCAGATACTATAATTGTTATGGACAAAGGTAAGATTGTAGAAAAGGGTAGCCACTCAAACCTGATGGCAGAAACAGATGGTGTTTATTCAAGATTTGTTAGGCTCCAAagtatttggggggggggggggagggaattGAAGCACCCTGATAATTGCATAAAATAG
- the LOC107770455 gene encoding uncharacterized protein LOC107770455 — MDLSTCPFCNLTVLTLELERHANSHFDDEDISKDLELAQEISLASSSPSYFQVDHAMQCETSSRKNHENSFLKCDAKNCTPGEKDLTEEIRILASVQIKEICPQIGQGSMDLLKNCLELETEKTTTILCGFVDHFQSSPSEDFGWGCGWRNIQMLSSHLLKQHQEAREVLYGGSGFVPDIPSLQRWLEIAWQRGFDKQGSEDFDRAIYGKRNWIGTTECATLFRSFGVRARIVDFISRDSRSNGVGNYVSKMSLQVYGPMDRYLSKKKNDISEAVSISYDVKAKPRVQQALVDWVWSYFCDNKFKNSSNHGILVSQKAPLYFQHDGHSRTIVGIQSRCQRNGSIHYNLLILDPGHPTESLAKSLKENAGWQKLVKRGVHTLKKPLYQLCFIDPGIASGEEMERLKNLHSVRVEV; from the exons ATGGACTTGTCAACTTGCCCTTTCTGTAATCTCACAGTTCTCACCCTTGAACTCGAAAG ACACGCAAACAGTCACTTCGACGATGAAGACATTTCCAAGGACTTGGAATTGGCACAAGAAATTTCCCTTGCCTCCTCAAGTCCATCTTATTTCCAG GTTGATCATGCCATGCAGTGTGAAACCAGTTCTCGGAAGAATCATGAGAATAGTTTCTTGAAATGTGATGCCAAAAATTGCACACCCGGAGAGAAAGATCTAACTGAAGAGATAAGGATTTTAGCTAGTGTGCAGATCAAGGAAATCTGCCCTCAGATTGGACAAGGCTCGATGGATTTGTTGAAGAACTGTTTAGAGTTGGAGACTGAAAAGACCACCACTATTTTGTGTGGTTTTGTTGATCATTTTCAAAGCAGCCCTTCAGAGGATTTTGGGTGGGGTTGTGGGTGGCGTAATATCCAGATGCTTAGTTCTCACTTGCTTAAGCAACATCAAGAAGCAAGGGAGGTGTTGTATGGAGGTTCTGGGTTTGTACCTGACATCCCTTCACTCCAAAGATGGCTTGAAATTGCTTGGCAAAGAGGCTTTGATAAACAGGGCTCAGAAGACTTTGATCGAGCAATTTATGGCAAAAGAAATTGGATTGGAACAACAGAATGTGCTACACTCTTCCGTTCGTTTGGCGTTCGGGCCAGAATAGTGGACTTTATAAGCCGTGACTCTAGGTCTAATGGAGTCGGGAATTATGTCAGCAAGATGTCACTGCAGGTTTATGGACCAATGGATAGATATCTgtccaaaaagaaaaatgatatatCTGAGGCTGTTTCTATTTCGTACGATGTAAAGGCTAAGCCTAGGGTACAACAGGCACTCGTTGATTGGGTGTGGAGTTACTTCTGTGACAATAAATTCAAGAATTCAAGCAATCATGGTATCCTAGTGAGTCAAAAAGC GCCCTTGTACTTCCAGCATGATGGCCATTCAAGAACCATTGTTGGGATTCAAAGTAGATGTCAGAGAAATGGGTCGATACATTACAATCTATTGATCTTAGATCCAGGTCAT CCAACAGAATCCCTGGCAAAATCTCTTAAAGAAAATGCCGGTTGGCAAAAGCTAGTAAAAAGAGGTGTCCACACCCTGAAGAAGCCATTATATCAG TTGTGTTTTATTGATCCTGGAATTGCCTCTGGGGAAGAGATGGAAAGACTAAAGAATCTACACAGTGTCCGCGTTGAAGTTTAG